One window of the Shewanella cyperi genome contains the following:
- a CDS encoding M16 family metallopeptidase translates to MKILRKNRIASALLLALGGMGSFTALAADKVTEVEGITEYRLDNGLKVLLFPDATKETVTVNVTYHVGSKHENYGETGMAHLLEHMVFKGSPNHKDIPSELSSHGARPNGTTWTDRTNYFETFAATEENIDWALSMESDRMVNSFIAKKDLDTEMTVVRNEFEKGENSPMRITLQRMMSTAFEWHNYGKSTIGARSDLENVSIERLQAFYKKYYQPDNATLIVAGKFDSKVMLGKIESKFGAIPKPQRALEPLYTQEPAQDGERQVTVRRVGDVQLLGSMYHVPPGAHEDYAAIDLLNEILGATPNGRLHKAMVENKLASSVYGMGFQWQEPGLAIFIAELDKAANIDKSQKVFLDTLESIQSQPITEKELETAKRTLLKNLTLAFNSSERVALELSEWLGMGDWRLLFLNRDRLEKVTLADVQRVAEYYLAQNNRTLGRFIPSEKPERIEIPAVADVTAMVKDYKGRELVAQGEAFDPSQDSIDSRTQTLVLKSGTQVALLPKKTRGETVVLRMNAQFGDLSSLKGKNTVGEAVGEMLLRGSSKYSREQIKEELDKLQANLQIGSGNGSLFLTLETTKDKLTSVLAIVTDVLRNPTFPEKEFEQYRAEAKVAIEQNLQDPQALAFNAFSRHQSPYEKDDPRHVGSFEEQLAELDALNLKQLKQYHKEFYGAKQMQIAVIGDFDTQTTLNSLESLTNNWNGKRDYQRIDSPYQKLDANPISFNTPDKENATFVASLQLPAGDTSVDAPALTLGNYILGGGFLSSRLATRLRQQDGLSYTAGSFLQFESEDQRAILGAYAICAPQNLNKVETGFKEEIARLLKDGFTADEVAAAKSGLLQGRKVSRAQDKELVRTLSKNLKLERSMDFDKDFEAQIQALTAEDLTKVFRNYIKVEDFALIKAGDISKVE, encoded by the coding sequence ATGAAAATTTTGCGAAAAAATCGCATTGCCAGCGCTCTGTTACTGGCTCTCGGTGGCATGGGCAGCTTTACTGCATTGGCAGCAGACAAAGTCACTGAAGTGGAGGGGATTACCGAATATCGGCTTGATAATGGCTTGAAGGTATTATTGTTCCCCGATGCGACCAAGGAAACTGTCACAGTCAACGTTACCTACCATGTGGGCTCCAAACATGAAAATTATGGTGAGACGGGCATGGCGCATCTGCTTGAACATATGGTGTTCAAGGGCAGCCCCAATCATAAAGATATCCCTTCGGAGTTGAGCTCCCACGGTGCCAGACCAAACGGTACCACCTGGACAGATCGTACCAACTATTTCGAAACCTTTGCGGCCACCGAAGAGAATATTGATTGGGCGCTTAGCATGGAGTCTGACCGTATGGTCAATTCCTTTATCGCCAAAAAGGATCTCGACACTGAGATGACTGTGGTGCGTAACGAGTTTGAAAAGGGTGAAAATAGTCCCATGCGTATCACTCTGCAGCGCATGATGAGCACCGCCTTTGAATGGCACAATTATGGTAAGTCAACCATTGGTGCCCGCTCGGATTTGGAAAATGTCTCCATAGAGCGTCTACAGGCATTTTATAAGAAATATTATCAGCCAGATAATGCGACCCTGATAGTTGCGGGCAAGTTTGATTCCAAGGTCATGCTGGGCAAGATTGAATCCAAATTTGGTGCAATACCCAAACCTCAGCGCGCCTTGGAACCGCTTTATACCCAAGAGCCGGCTCAAGACGGTGAGCGTCAGGTGACAGTGCGCCGCGTTGGCGACGTGCAATTACTGGGAAGCATGTATCATGTGCCGCCAGGTGCCCACGAGGACTATGCTGCGATTGATTTGCTGAATGAAATCCTCGGTGCTACTCCCAATGGCCGTTTGCATAAGGCCATGGTGGAAAACAAGTTGGCGTCTTCGGTTTATGGAATGGGTTTCCAATGGCAGGAACCGGGATTGGCCATTTTCATCGCTGAATTGGATAAGGCCGCCAATATAGATAAATCACAAAAAGTGTTCCTTGATACTTTGGAGTCTATACAAAGCCAACCTATCACCGAAAAAGAACTTGAAACGGCCAAACGTACGCTGCTGAAAAATCTGACCTTGGCATTTAACTCATCGGAACGCGTTGCCCTTGAATTGTCTGAATGGCTTGGCATGGGCGATTGGCGTTTGCTGTTCTTAAATCGGGATCGTTTGGAGAAAGTCACGCTGGCCGACGTGCAGCGGGTGGCAGAATACTACTTGGCTCAAAATAACCGTACCTTGGGGCGTTTCATTCCAAGTGAAAAACCTGAGCGGATAGAGATTCCCGCGGTTGCTGATGTGACAGCCATGGTGAAGGACTACAAGGGACGTGAGCTGGTGGCACAAGGCGAAGCCTTTGACCCTTCTCAAGACAGCATTGACAGCCGAACCCAGACTTTGGTGTTGAAATCGGGCACTCAGGTGGCATTGCTGCCAAAGAAAACCCGGGGTGAAACCGTGGTGCTGCGCATGAATGCCCAGTTTGGTGACCTGTCCAGCCTGAAAGGAAAGAATACCGTCGGCGAAGCCGTGGGTGAAATGTTGCTGCGTGGTAGCAGCAAGTACAGCCGCGAACAAATTAAAGAGGAACTCGACAAGTTACAGGCCAATCTCCAGATTGGTAGTGGCAATGGCAGTTTGTTCCTCACCTTGGAAACCACAAAGGATAAGCTGACTTCTGTCTTGGCTATAGTTACGGATGTGCTACGAAATCCAACATTCCCGGAAAAAGAGTTTGAGCAATACAGGGCCGAGGCCAAGGTAGCCATTGAACAAAACTTGCAGGATCCCCAAGCGCTGGCTTTCAACGCCTTCAGCCGACACCAGAGCCCCTATGAGAAAGACGATCCAAGACACGTAGGCAGTTTTGAAGAACAGTTGGCAGAGCTCGATGCCCTAAACTTGAAACAGCTGAAGCAGTACCACAAAGAGTTTTATGGCGCCAAGCAGATGCAAATTGCGGTGATTGGTGACTTTGACACGCAAACAACCCTTAACAGCCTTGAGAGCCTGACCAATAACTGGAATGGCAAGCGGGATTATCAGAGGATTGATAGCCCATACCAGAAATTGGATGCCAATCCGATCAGCTTTAATACCCCAGATAAAGAAAACGCGACTTTCGTCGCCTCATTGCAGCTGCCGGCCGGTGATACCAGCGTCGATGCTCCGGCCTTAACATTAGGCAACTATATTCTCGGCGGCGGTTTCCTCAGCTCCCGTTTGGCTACGCGACTGCGCCAACAAGATGGCCTGAGCTATACTGCCGGCTCTTTCTTGCAATTTGAAAGTGAGGACCAAAGGGCCATTCTTGGAGCCTATGCCATTTGCGCACCGCAAAACCTGAACAAGGTAGAGACAGGCTTCAAGGAGGAGATTGCGCGTCTGCTCAAGGATGGATTTACTGCGGACGAAGTAGCAGCGGCCAAATCCGGATTGTTACAAGGACGCAAGGTGAGTAGAGCCCAAGATAAAGAGTTGGTACGCACCTTAAGCAAGAATCTCAAGCTGGAGCGAAGCATGGACTTTGACAAGGATTTTGAAGCCCAAATTCAAGCACTGACGGCAGAGGATTTGACGAAGGTGTTCCGTAATTACATTAAAGTCGAAGATTTTGCTCTGATAAAAGCGGGTGATATTAGCAAGGTTGAATAA
- the gorA gene encoding glutathione-disulfide reductase yields the protein MAQHYDYICLGAGSGGIASANRAAIRGAKVLLIEAQQVGGTCVNVGCVPKKVMWYGAQIAEAIHLYAKDYGFDVDVKKFDWATLVASREAYIERVHAAYGRGFASNGVTLVQGYGRFVDNHTIEVNGEHYSADHILIATGGAPTIPDIPGAEHGIDSNGFFALNEQPKRVAVVGAGYIAVEIAGVLHALGSDTKLFVRRHAPLRGFDPMLSQALVDAMAAQGPTLHTDAVPKAVHKQQDGTLVLELENGERHEVDCLIWAIGRSPATGNIGLENTDVQLDEQGYVLVDEQQNTRAKGIYCVGDIMAGGIELTPVAVKAGRLLSERLFGNMPEARMDYSNVPTVVFSHPPIGTMGLTEPEARAKYGENNIKVYNSTFTSMYTAVTAHRQSCKMKLVCAGPEETVVGIHGIGFGMDEILQGFGVAIKMGATKADFDAVVAIHPTGAEEFVTMR from the coding sequence ATGGCCCAACACTACGACTACATCTGCCTCGGCGCCGGCAGCGGTGGTATTGCCTCTGCCAACCGCGCCGCCATCCGCGGTGCCAAGGTGCTGTTGATTGAAGCTCAGCAAGTGGGCGGCACCTGTGTCAACGTTGGTTGCGTGCCCAAAAAAGTCATGTGGTACGGCGCCCAAATAGCCGAGGCCATTCACCTGTATGCCAAGGATTACGGCTTTGATGTGGATGTGAAAAAATTCGACTGGGCGACCCTGGTCGCCAGTCGCGAGGCCTACATCGAACGGGTTCACGCTGCCTATGGTCGCGGCTTTGCCAGCAATGGTGTCACCCTGGTGCAGGGCTATGGTCGCTTTGTCGATAATCACACCATAGAGGTCAACGGTGAGCATTACAGCGCCGACCATATACTGATCGCCACCGGCGGTGCGCCCACCATTCCCGATATTCCCGGTGCCGAACATGGCATAGACTCCAACGGCTTTTTCGCCCTCAACGAACAGCCCAAGAGAGTGGCCGTAGTCGGTGCCGGTTATATTGCCGTGGAAATCGCCGGGGTACTGCACGCCCTCGGCAGTGACACCAAGCTATTTGTCCGCCGCCATGCGCCGCTGCGGGGTTTTGACCCCATGCTCAGCCAGGCGCTGGTGGATGCCATGGCGGCACAGGGCCCCACACTGCACACGGATGCCGTACCCAAGGCGGTTCACAAGCAACAGGACGGCACCCTGGTGCTGGAGCTGGAAAACGGTGAGCGCCATGAAGTGGATTGCCTTATCTGGGCCATTGGCCGCAGCCCGGCCACAGGCAACATAGGGTTGGAGAACACCGATGTACAGCTGGATGAGCAGGGCTATGTGCTGGTGGATGAACAGCAGAACACCCGTGCCAAGGGCATCTATTGCGTCGGTGACATCATGGCCGGTGGCATTGAGTTGACCCCGGTGGCGGTGAAAGCCGGACGTCTGCTGTCTGAGCGCCTGTTCGGTAACATGCCAGAGGCGCGCATGGACTATTCCAATGTGCCGACCGTGGTGTTCAGTCATCCCCCCATAGGCACCATGGGCCTGACCGAGCCCGAGGCCAGGGCCAAGTACGGTGAGAATAATATCAAGGTCTACAACTCGACCTTCACCTCCATGTACACAGCCGTTACCGCCCACCGTCAGTCCTGCAAGATGAAGCTGGTGTGTGCCGGCCCCGAGGAGACAGTGGTCGGTATTCACGGCATAGGTTTCGGCATGGATGAAATACTCCAGGGCTTCGGCGTGGCTATCAAGATGGGCGCCACCAAGGCCGATTTCGATGCGGTAGTGGCCATACACCCCACCGGTGCAGAAGAATTTGTCACCATGCGTTAG
- a CDS encoding energy transducer TonB, whose translation MKTLTVKPLLFALGIAISVAIQADEFSDEYQSYQSASEAGDYASAVSHGLKAYELAATKYGKEDLQYAAVGLNLAAAMGQDQSQGFRGHWDEAHAIAQSSLASFEKHYGNNAIELIDALSITADVSRNNKEARNLYRRALAIAEKAKNPQLLALTQMTAFERLTGTEFYDREVLAYIRDAQQYFSANLPENATARVKANYLLANAELGNKQYSKAEPLFLDVIKQYESLNFSHPYALAARTRLIEIYEHQGEEDKATEQCQAVGKMRPWNDNQEQVPLLQIAPKFPVSVARRGKSGWVNISFTIAENGKVRDPKIIDSSGVKAIEEASLLALKDWRYAPKFVDGKPVAAESTVRLDFELAK comes from the coding sequence ATGAAAACATTGACTGTTAAGCCTCTTCTTTTTGCCTTGGGTATTGCTATTTCTGTTGCCATTCAGGCAGACGAATTCAGCGATGAGTATCAGAGTTATCAATCAGCCAGTGAGGCTGGAGATTACGCCAGTGCAGTAAGCCATGGTTTGAAGGCCTATGAGTTGGCGGCGACAAAATATGGCAAGGAAGACCTGCAGTACGCCGCGGTTGGTCTTAATTTGGCTGCGGCCATGGGACAAGATCAGTCCCAAGGCTTTCGTGGACATTGGGACGAAGCTCATGCCATAGCCCAAAGCAGTCTTGCCAGTTTTGAAAAACACTATGGTAACAATGCCATTGAGCTGATTGATGCCCTTAGTATCACAGCGGACGTGTCCAGAAATAATAAAGAGGCCCGGAACCTTTACCGACGGGCGCTTGCTATAGCCGAAAAGGCCAAAAATCCTCAGCTATTGGCCCTGACCCAGATGACGGCGTTTGAGCGTCTGACAGGAACTGAGTTTTATGACAGAGAGGTGCTGGCTTACATACGTGATGCCCAGCAATACTTCAGTGCCAATTTGCCGGAAAATGCGACCGCCAGGGTGAAGGCCAACTATTTGCTCGCCAATGCCGAGTTGGGCAATAAGCAATATTCCAAGGCAGAGCCCTTATTTCTGGACGTGATAAAGCAGTATGAATCTTTGAATTTCAGTCACCCCTACGCCTTGGCAGCGCGCACCCGTTTGATAGAAATATATGAACATCAAGGGGAAGAGGATAAGGCCACCGAACAGTGTCAGGCAGTAGGAAAAATGCGTCCCTGGAATGATAACCAGGAGCAGGTACCTCTGTTGCAGATTGCGCCCAAGTTTCCTGTTTCTGTCGCCAGGCGAGGAAAAAGTGGGTGGGTGAATATTAGTTTCACCATTGCTGAAAATGGTAAGGTCAGAGACCCTAAGATTATTGACTCCAGTGGTGTGAAAGCCATAGAAGAAGCATCTCTTTTAGCTTTGAAAGATTGGCGTTATGCCCCCAAGTTTGTTGATGGTAAACCTGTCGCCGCCGAAAGCACGGTGCGCCTTGATTTTGAGCTGGCAAAATAA
- a CDS encoding GGDEF domain-containing protein has product MFYQIEHTVGSTIYFVICILFILVSRIPRTNDGARLWAAAIFFALLARLSLLLHAQQSNLELTLVSYAALIVLEKALLVAGVLQFYGLKPGQVWLWAGTLAAELWLLLVLLTDIPLWAGRASLVIFNLVYLGCFAFVIVKHRQMMPIVFMTAAAVAAALLTLHWLSYPLMYLMPSWQLPGFMIGTGLTLVLYLALLAAILFSLQKRLLDAEEKALELAHHDPLTGLKNKRYLHNIFEKAVLLANRPHQLMAIFYIDLDNFKPINDKAGHGTGDEVLKVVAERLRSSTRSTDICARIGGDEFIIIATQLENHAQVQEVANKLVTQLAEDVVIGNKAYSLGASIGISLYPENGNELKQLIEQADAAMYQIKQAGKRGYKFCDSDPRSH; this is encoded by the coding sequence ATGTTTTACCAAATAGAACATACCGTTGGCTCCACCATTTACTTCGTCATTTGTATTTTGTTTATCCTGGTCAGTCGGATACCCAGAACCAATGACGGTGCCAGGCTGTGGGCAGCAGCTATCTTCTTCGCACTGTTGGCGCGGCTGTCTTTGCTACTGCACGCACAGCAATCAAATCTCGAACTTACCTTAGTTAGTTATGCTGCTTTGATTGTGCTGGAAAAAGCGCTGCTGGTGGCTGGTGTGCTGCAGTTTTATGGTTTGAAGCCCGGGCAGGTTTGGCTGTGGGCAGGTACCTTGGCGGCAGAGCTGTGGCTGTTGTTGGTGTTGCTGACCGACATACCCTTGTGGGCCGGGCGAGCCAGCTTGGTGATCTTTAACCTGGTGTACCTTGGCTGCTTTGCATTTGTCATTGTGAAGCACAGACAAATGATGCCAATTGTTTTCATGACCGCGGCAGCTGTGGCAGCGGCCTTGTTGACGCTGCACTGGCTGTCCTACCCCCTGATGTATCTGATGCCAAGCTGGCAGTTACCGGGATTTATGATTGGCACAGGTCTGACTCTGGTGTTGTATCTGGCACTCTTGGCCGCCATTTTGTTCAGCTTGCAAAAGCGCTTGCTGGATGCAGAGGAAAAAGCATTGGAGCTGGCCCACCACGATCCCCTTACCGGACTCAAAAACAAAAGGTATTTGCACAATATTTTTGAGAAAGCCGTGCTGTTGGCAAACCGGCCCCACCAATTAATGGCCATTTTTTATATCGATCTGGACAATTTCAAACCCATCAACGACAAGGCGGGCCACGGTACCGGAGATGAAGTGTTGAAGGTGGTGGCGGAGCGGCTCAGGAGCAGTACCCGAAGCACAGATATTTGCGCCCGGATCGGCGGTGATGAATTTATCATCATAGCCACGCAGTTGGAAAACCATGCCCAGGTACAGGAGGTGGCCAATAAGTTGGTGACTCAGTTGGCTGAGGATGTTGTGATTGGCAACAAAGCTTACAGCCTGGGGGCCAGTATAGGTATCAGTCTGTACCCAGAAAACGGCAATGAATTAAAGCAACTAATAGAGCAGGCCGACGCGGCCATGTACCAAATAAAGCAAGCCGGAAAGCGGGGCTATAAATTTTGCGATTCAGATCCAAGATCGCACTGA
- the prlC gene encoding oligopeptidase A: MSNPLLSPSTLPPFSSIRPEHIEPAVSQALSHCRAEIERVLAAGDFSYEGLVTPLEQADDELGQLWSPVSHMNSVLSTDSWRAAHDACLPLLSEYGTFVGQHEGLYQAYKTLHGSAEFAGLPRAKQTLIEHSLRDFELSGIGLDAAKKARYGEIVKRMSELTSSFSNNVLDATHAWSKLVTDEVELKGLPESALAAARAMAEDKQLDGWLFTLDFPSYLPVMMYCDNRALREECYRAFVTRASDQGPNAGEFDNGPLMEEILALRHELAQLLGFESFAHKSLATKMAESPSQVVSFLNELALHSKAQAKTELAELKAFAAEHHGDATLEAWDLSFYAEKLKQHKYEISQEELRPYFPEDRVLGGLFHTVERLFGLRIEEQKEFDRWHKDVRLFHIFDASGEQRGSFFLDLYARSGKRGGAWMDECRVRRRGPNGLQLPVAYLTCNFNGPVGGKPALFTHDEVTTLFHEFGHGIHHMLTRIEVAGVSGINGVPWDAVELPSQFMENWCWEQEALQEISGHFETGEPLPKAMLDKMLAAKNFQSGMMMLRQLEFSLFDFRLHLEYDPAKGARIQQTLDEVREQVAVLIPPAFNRFQHSFSHIFAGGYAAGYYSYKWAEVLSADAFSRFEQEGIFNPDTGHDFLTNILEMGGSEEPMTLFKRFMGREPSIEALLRHSGIEA; encoded by the coding sequence ATGAGCAACCCGCTGTTGTCCCCATCGACACTGCCGCCCTTTTCCAGCATTCGTCCCGAACACATAGAGCCCGCCGTCAGCCAGGCACTGAGTCATTGCCGCGCCGAAATCGAGCGGGTATTGGCCGCCGGCGACTTCAGCTACGAGGGTCTGGTGACACCGCTGGAGCAGGCCGATGACGAGCTGGGTCAGCTCTGGTCCCCCGTGTCCCACATGAACTCGGTACTGAGCACCGACAGCTGGCGCGCGGCCCACGATGCCTGCCTGCCGCTGCTGTCCGAGTACGGCACCTTTGTCGGCCAGCATGAGGGGCTGTACCAGGCCTATAAGACATTACACGGCTCGGCGGAATTTGCCGGCCTGCCAAGGGCCAAGCAAACCCTTATCGAACACAGCCTGCGGGATTTCGAGCTGTCCGGCATAGGTCTGGACGCCGCTAAAAAGGCGCGCTACGGCGAAATCGTCAAGCGCATGTCCGAGCTGACCAGCAGTTTTTCCAACAATGTACTCGACGCCACCCACGCCTGGAGCAAACTGGTGACAGATGAGGTCGAACTCAAGGGTCTGCCCGAGTCCGCCCTGGCCGCCGCCCGCGCCATGGCCGAGGACAAGCAGTTGGATGGCTGGCTGTTCACCCTGGATTTCCCATCCTACCTGCCGGTAATGATGTATTGCGACAACCGGGCGCTGCGGGAAGAGTGTTATCGCGCCTTTGTCACCCGCGCCTCGGACCAGGGTCCCAACGCCGGCGAATTCGACAACGGTCCGCTGATGGAAGAAATCCTCGCCCTGCGCCACGAGCTGGCCCAGTTGCTGGGATTCGAAAGCTTCGCCCACAAGTCCCTGGCCACCAAGATGGCCGAGAGCCCGAGCCAGGTGGTGAGCTTCCTCAACGAGCTGGCACTGCATTCCAAGGCCCAGGCCAAGACCGAACTGGCAGAGCTCAAGGCCTTCGCCGCCGAGCACCATGGCGACGCGACGCTGGAAGCCTGGGATCTCAGCTTCTACGCCGAAAAGCTCAAACAACACAAATACGAGATTTCCCAGGAAGAACTGCGCCCCTATTTCCCCGAGGACAGGGTGCTTGGCGGCCTGTTCCACACGGTGGAGCGTCTGTTTGGCCTGCGCATTGAAGAGCAGAAAGAATTCGATCGCTGGCACAAAGACGTGCGCCTGTTCCATATCTTCGATGCCAGTGGCGAGCAGCGCGGCAGCTTCTTCCTCGACCTCTATGCCCGCAGCGGCAAACGCGGTGGCGCCTGGATGGACGAGTGCCGGGTACGCCGTCGCGGCCCCAATGGCCTGCAACTGCCGGTGGCCTACCTGACCTGCAACTTCAACGGCCCGGTCGGCGGCAAACCGGCGCTGTTCACCCATGACGAAGTCACCACCCTGTTCCACGAATTCGGTCACGGCATCCACCATATGCTGACCAGGATAGAAGTGGCCGGGGTGTCGGGTATCAATGGTGTGCCCTGGGATGCGGTGGAGCTGCCGAGCCAGTTCATGGAAAACTGGTGCTGGGAGCAGGAAGCACTGCAAGAGATCTCCGGCCATTTCGAGACCGGCGAGCCCCTGCCCAAGGCCATGCTCGACAAGATGCTGGCGGCGAAAAACTTCCAATCCGGCATGATGATGCTGCGCCAACTGGAGTTTTCGCTGTTCGATTTCCGCCTGCACCTGGAATATGACCCCGCCAAGGGCGCCCGCATCCAGCAGACCCTGGACGAAGTGCGCGAACAGGTGGCCGTCCTGATCCCGCCGGCCTTCAACCGCTTCCAACACAGCTTCTCACACATCTTTGCCGGCGGTTACGCGGCGGGCTACTACAGCTACAAGTGGGCCGAAGTGTTGTCGGCCGATGCCTTCTCCCGCTTCGAGCAGGAAGGCATTTTCAACCCCGATACGGGCCATGACTTCCTGACCAATATTTTGGAGATGGGTGGCAGCGAAGAGCCCATGACCCTGTTCAAGCGCTTTATGGGCCGCGAGCCCAGCATAGAGGCACTGCTCAGGCACAGCGGTATCGAAGCGTAA
- a CDS encoding phospholipase effector Tle1 domain-containing protein, whose product MNAAKRIVICCDGTWNAPDENPTNAVKMVRAIRPIAADGKHQVVFYDQGLGINPISRLIAGTLGYGMKRNVLNAYRFIVHNYQPGDEVYVFGASRGAHTARALTGLIDAVGLVAREDLGKLSKIYRYYRTPEHKRTATHYEGNIRPDIRMLGVFDSVGARGAPLPLLNRLTRSWIGFYDTQISPSVNNAFQALALDERRHNYQPDLWAGSQLDKQHIEQCWFVGAHADVTGGYEESGLSDMPLQWMVNKAQALGLDFDEHYLAHHCKPDLKMTAHNSYSWSYRMLEKLGAKPELRQVYGDPQSSPINVSLHASVKQRMAEGTYMPGNPELVSESEVPQHEEAVAKSDVQNTREADRRAQERFKGGHIQAMLHKDKMDASCQLLDFSKEGARIQYQGDLLVGDRLSLDSELTGPTKARCVWKNGASYGLRFAA is encoded by the coding sequence ATGAACGCGGCCAAACGCATCGTCATCTGTTGTGACGGGACCTGGAATGCGCCGGATGAGAATCCGACCAATGCGGTGAAAATGGTTCGAGCCATCAGGCCCATCGCAGCCGATGGCAAACATCAGGTGGTGTTTTACGATCAGGGGCTGGGTATCAATCCCATCAGTAGATTGATTGCCGGCACCTTGGGTTATGGCATGAAGCGCAATGTGCTGAATGCATACCGTTTTATTGTCCACAACTATCAACCGGGCGATGAGGTGTATGTTTTCGGCGCCAGCCGCGGGGCCCATACTGCCAGGGCGCTGACAGGCCTGATTGATGCGGTCGGTCTGGTGGCCAGAGAAGATTTAGGCAAGCTGTCGAAAATTTACCGCTATTACCGCACGCCGGAACACAAGCGCACCGCCACCCACTATGAAGGCAATATTCGTCCCGACATACGCATGTTGGGGGTGTTCGATTCCGTCGGTGCCCGTGGTGCGCCGCTGCCGCTGCTTAATCGTTTAACCCGCAGTTGGATTGGCTTTTACGATACCCAAATCAGTCCCTCGGTGAATAATGCTTTTCAAGCCCTGGCCCTGGATGAAAGGCGACACAATTATCAGCCGGATCTGTGGGCCGGCTCCCAGCTCGACAAGCAACACATTGAGCAGTGCTGGTTTGTCGGCGCCCATGCCGATGTGACCGGTGGCTATGAAGAGTCCGGGTTGTCCGATATGCCATTGCAATGGATGGTGAATAAGGCGCAAGCTCTGGGGCTGGACTTTGATGAGCACTATTTGGCTCACCATTGCAAACCGGATCTCAAGATGACTGCCCACAACTCCTATTCCTGGAGTTACCGAATGTTGGAAAAATTGGGCGCCAAACCCGAATTGCGGCAGGTTTACGGTGATCCCCAAAGTTCACCCATCAATGTCAGTCTTCATGCCAGTGTCAAGCAGCGTATGGCCGAAGGCACATACATGCCTGGCAATCCTGAATTGGTTAGCGAGTCGGAAGTGCCACAGCATGAAGAGGCCGTTGCCAAGTCAGATGTGCAAAATACCCGCGAGGCAGATCGCCGAGCTCAGGAGCGTTTCAAGGGTGGCCACATCCAGGCCATGCTGCACAAGGATAAGATGGATGCCAGTTGCCAATTGCTGGACTTCAGCAAAGAAGGCGCCCGTATTCAGTATCAGGGCGATCTGCTGGTAGGTGACAGGCTGTCACTGGACAGTGAATTGACAGGTCCAACCAAGGCTAGGTGCGTCTGGAAAAATGGTGCCAGCTATGGTTTGAGATTTGCAGCCTGA